In the Streptomyces sp. NBC_00525 genome, one interval contains:
- a CDS encoding ATP-binding SpoIIE family protein phosphatase — protein MRTEDVLAATGTGLWRWDNAAGTVTLDAAAARLLELPPEPGVFRESEVRSRFHPVDWNEISGVIGLAVAEGTLAEARLRIVDGDGRVLRTVRSRSKPVLNAGGMKGGRDYYVLIGTLQEVAEPPPGTTGAHTAITGDWRRSREAFLLDAGRALAEAGSTAEVLRVVYSLSMPGFSPDGLAVFGVEGERLTIVGQHGHSLGDESPFTDMSLDTDYPAAEVVRTGRAIYLPTPDDYRDRYPATWPLARRFGRRSWAFLPLIVSGRTMGTWMAGFRHPVSFSPDERSVLTTVARMLAQALARASAADTERELSLGLQRTMMPSLGPDIPGMTVAARYVPTGGGLQIGGDWYDLIPLPNGRIALVIGDVQGHDVRAAGLMGQLRIALRAYASEGHRPDAVLARASRFLSGLTTPGDDEEGAAARFATCLYAEADPETGTLEIARAGHPDPVVMTADGTAVIRQTEGGLPLGVEADADYPTTRIVLEAGETIMLCTDGLIETGGHDLATGWVRLRPILEQHTGDLEKLADALVQAVHGPGSHYTTGPLPDRREDDVAVLLLRRDATLAPPSVSRRTALTIAQAEPERISAARRLLRELLHDWADPDQVDAAVLLLSEVATNVLVHTDGDALMVAQATGPPGERCLRVDVADGSDELPHKRRPGELASSGRGLVLMEMLAHKWGVDPQGAGKSIWFELNEDRQPEPAVPDLDAFEEPEGI, from the coding sequence ATGCGCACCGAGGATGTGCTGGCCGCGACCGGGACCGGGCTGTGGCGCTGGGACAACGCAGCCGGGACGGTCACGCTCGACGCGGCGGCCGCCCGTCTGCTGGAGCTGCCCCCGGAGCCCGGCGTCTTCCGTGAGTCCGAGGTCCGCTCCCGCTTCCACCCCGTCGACTGGAACGAGATCTCCGGGGTGATCGGCCTCGCCGTGGCCGAGGGCACCCTCGCCGAGGCCCGGCTGCGGATCGTGGACGGCGACGGCCGGGTCCTGCGGACCGTGCGCAGCCGCTCCAAGCCGGTCCTGAACGCCGGAGGGATGAAGGGCGGCAGGGACTACTACGTGCTCATCGGCACCCTCCAGGAGGTCGCCGAGCCGCCGCCCGGCACCACCGGCGCGCACACCGCGATCACCGGTGACTGGCGGCGTTCCCGTGAGGCGTTCCTGCTGGACGCGGGCCGGGCCCTGGCCGAGGCGGGGTCCACCGCCGAGGTGCTGCGGGTCGTCTACTCGCTCTCCATGCCCGGCTTCTCGCCGGACGGACTGGCGGTCTTCGGCGTCGAGGGCGAGCGGCTGACCATCGTCGGCCAGCACGGGCACAGCCTGGGCGACGAGAGCCCGTTCACGGACATGTCGCTGGACACGGACTATCCGGCCGCCGAGGTCGTCCGGACGGGCCGGGCGATCTATCTGCCCACGCCGGACGACTACCGCGACCGCTACCCCGCCACCTGGCCGCTCGCCCGGCGGTTCGGGCGCCGCTCCTGGGCCTTTCTGCCGCTGATCGTGTCCGGGCGCACGATGGGCACCTGGATGGCCGGGTTCCGGCACCCGGTGTCGTTCTCGCCGGACGAGCGGTCGGTGCTGACGACCGTGGCCCGGATGCTCGCCCAGGCGCTGGCCAGGGCGAGTGCCGCCGACACCGAGCGGGAGCTGTCGCTGGGCCTCCAGCGCACGATGATGCCCTCGCTCGGCCCCGACATCCCGGGGATGACCGTGGCGGCGCGCTATGTGCCGACCGGCGGCGGCCTCCAGATCGGCGGCGACTGGTACGACCTGATCCCGCTGCCCAACGGCCGCATCGCCCTCGTCATCGGCGACGTCCAGGGGCACGACGTACGGGCGGCCGGGCTGATGGGCCAGCTCCGGATCGCGCTGCGCGCGTACGCCTCCGAGGGGCACCGCCCCGACGCGGTGCTCGCCCGCGCCTCGCGCTTCCTGTCCGGTCTCACCACCCCCGGCGACGACGAGGAGGGCGCGGCGGCCCGCTTCGCGACCTGCCTGTACGCGGAGGCCGACCCGGAGACCGGCACGCTGGAGATCGCCCGGGCCGGCCACCCGGACCCCGTGGTGATGACGGCGGACGGCACCGCCGTGATCCGGCAGACCGAGGGCGGGCTGCCGCTGGGTGTCGAGGCGGACGCGGACTATCCGACGACCCGGATCGTGCTGGAGGCCGGGGAGACGATCATGCTGTGCACGGACGGGCTGATCGAGACCGGCGGCCACGACCTCGCCACCGGCTGGGTCCGGCTGCGGCCGATCCTGGAACAGCACACCGGCGACCTGGAGAAGCTGGCGGACGCGCTGGTGCAGGCCGTGCACGGGCCCGGTTCGCACTACACGACGGGACCGCTCCCCGACCGGCGCGAGGACGACGTGGCGGTCCTGCTGCTGCGCCGCGACGCGACCCTCGCGCCTCCGTCCGTGTCCCGGCGGACCGCGCTCACCATCGCGCAGGCCGAGCCGGAGCGGATCTCGGCGGCCCGCCGGCTGCTGCGGGAGCTGCTGCACGACTGGGCCGACCCCGACCAGGTGGACGCGGCGGTGCTGCTGCTCTCCGAGGTGGCCACCAATGTGCTGGTCCACACGGACGGCGACGCGCTGATGGTCGCCCAGGCGACCGGGCCGCCCGGTGAGCGGTGCCTGCGGGTGGACGTGGCCGACGGCAGCGACGAGCTGCCGCACAAGCGGCGGCCGGGCGAGCTGGCGTCCAGCGGGCGGGGCCTGGTCCTGATGGAGATGCTGGCGCACAAGTGGGGCGTCGATCCGCAGGGCGCGGGCAAG
- the aspS gene encoding aspartate--tRNA ligase has translation MHRYRSHTCGELRASDVGTDVRLSGWLHNRRDLGGILFIDLRDHYGLVQLVARPGTPGNEALAKLTKETVVRIDGKVSARGEENVNPELPTGEIEIEVSEVEVLGEAGPLPFTINAEDGVNEERRLEYRFLDLRRERMHRNIMLRSAVIASIRSKMVALGFNEMATPILTATSPEGARDFVVPSRLNPGKFYALPQAPQQFKQLLMISGFDRYFQIAPCFRDEDARADRSPGEFYQLDVEMSFVEQEDVFQPIEKLMTELFEEFGNGRHVTSPFPRIPFRESMLKYGNDKPDLRAKLELVDISDVFADSEFKAFAGKHVRALPVPDTAGQSRKFFDGLGEYAVEHGARGLAWVRVGEDGALAGPIAKFLTETDVKTLTERLSLVPGHAVFFGAGEFDEVSKIMSAVRVEAAKRAGHFEEGVFRFCWVVDFPMYEKDEETGRIDFSHNPFSMPQGGLKDLEEKDPLDILAWQYDIVCNGIELSSGAIRNHEPELMIKAFEIAGYDRETVEREFAGMLKAFRLGAPPHGGIAPGVDRIVMLLADEPNIRETIAFPLNGNAQDLMMGAPTVLEETRLRELNIQLRKQAAPAKDAQK, from the coding sequence ATGCATCGGTACAGGTCCCACACCTGCGGCGAGCTCCGCGCCTCTGACGTCGGCACCGACGTCCGGCTGAGCGGCTGGCTGCACAATCGCCGAGACCTGGGCGGCATCCTCTTCATCGATCTCCGCGACCACTACGGCCTGGTGCAGCTCGTCGCCCGCCCCGGTACGCCGGGCAACGAGGCGCTGGCGAAGCTCACCAAGGAGACCGTCGTCCGCATCGACGGCAAGGTTTCCGCGCGCGGCGAGGAGAACGTCAACCCCGAGCTGCCGACCGGCGAGATCGAGATCGAGGTCTCCGAGGTCGAGGTGCTGGGCGAGGCCGGTCCGCTGCCCTTCACGATCAACGCCGAGGACGGCGTGAACGAGGAGCGGCGCCTGGAGTACCGCTTCCTGGACCTGCGCCGCGAGCGCATGCACCGCAACATCATGCTGCGCTCCGCCGTCATCGCCTCGATCCGCTCCAAGATGGTGGCCCTCGGCTTCAACGAGATGGCGACGCCGATCCTCACCGCGACCTCACCCGAGGGCGCCCGTGACTTCGTCGTCCCGTCCCGGCTGAACCCCGGCAAGTTCTACGCGCTGCCGCAGGCCCCGCAGCAGTTCAAGCAGCTGCTGATGATCTCGGGCTTCGACCGCTACTTCCAGATCGCGCCCTGCTTCCGCGACGAGGACGCCCGCGCCGACCGTTCGCCCGGCGAGTTCTACCAGCTCGACGTCGAGATGTCCTTCGTCGAGCAGGAGGACGTCTTCCAGCCGATCGAGAAGCTCATGACCGAGCTGTTCGAGGAGTTCGGCAACGGCCGCCACGTCACCTCGCCGTTCCCGCGCATCCCGTTCCGCGAGTCGATGCTCAAGTACGGCAACGACAAGCCCGACCTGCGCGCCAAGCTGGAGCTGGTCGACATCTCCGACGTCTTCGCGGACTCGGAGTTCAAGGCGTTCGCCGGCAAGCACGTCCGCGCCCTTCCGGTGCCGGACACGGCGGGCCAGTCCCGCAAGTTCTTCGACGGCCTCGGCGAGTACGCCGTGGAGCACGGCGCCAGGGGCCTGGCCTGGGTCCGCGTCGGCGAGGACGGCGCACTGGCCGGTCCGATCGCCAAGTTCCTCACCGAGACCGACGTCAAGACGCTCACCGAGCGGCTGTCGCTGGTCCCCGGCCATGCCGTCTTCTTCGGTGCCGGTGAGTTCGACGAGGTCTCCAAGATCATGTCCGCCGTCCGCGTCGAGGCCGCCAAGCGCGCCGGCCACTTCGAGGAGGGCGTCTTCCGGTTCTGCTGGGTCGTGGACTTCCCGATGTACGAGAAGGACGAGGAGACCGGCCGGATCGACTTCTCGCACAACCCCTTCTCGATGCCCCAGGGCGGCCTCAAGGACCTGGAGGAGAAGGACCCGCTGGACATCCTCGCCTGGCAGTACGACATCGTCTGCAACGGCATCGAGCTGTCCTCCGGCGCCATCCGGAACCACGAGCCCGAGCTGATGATCAAGGCGTTCGAGATCGCCGGCTACGACCGCGAGACCGTGGAGCGCGAGTTCGCGGGCATGCTCAAGGCCTTCCGCCTGGGCGCCCCGCCGCACGGCGGCATCGCGCCGGGCGTCGACCGCATCGTGATGTTGCTGGCCGACGAGCCGAACATCCGCGAGACCATCGCCTTCCCGCTGAACGGCAACGCCCAGGACCTGATGATGGGCGCGCCCACCGTCCTGGAGGAGACCCGGCTGCGCGAGCTGAACATCCAGCTCCGCAAGCAGGCCGCTCCCGCGAAGGACGCCCAGAAGTAA
- a CDS encoding L,D-transpeptidase family protein, producing MPVPPAHASPRLPHAVCSLVLLALVTGCGAAGFAGTGTSDASTDRVPVNGVPGPPGAVAASPLPMEIPGLGPRTRAAIPAGARQAFVVTGDSPDSNRSTAVLYTRDGPTGPGWRASLGPWPAHNALNGWTGEHLEGDLRSPVGVFTLTAAGGRLAPPDTALPYDLSPAFAVTGDGFHGEPLEGSFDYVVAIDYNRVPGTSPLDPTRPLGPERGGGIWIHVDHGGPTQGCVSISEDRMKQLLGALDPALAPVVVMGDAASLSR from the coding sequence GTGCCCGTGCCCCCTGCGCACGCATCCCCGCGACTGCCGCACGCCGTCTGCTCCCTGGTCCTGCTCGCGCTGGTCACCGGCTGCGGGGCGGCCGGCTTCGCCGGTACGGGGACGAGCGACGCCTCCACGGACCGGGTACCGGTCAACGGCGTGCCGGGGCCGCCCGGAGCCGTCGCGGCCTCGCCGCTGCCCATGGAGATCCCCGGCCTGGGGCCCCGGACACGGGCGGCGATCCCGGCCGGTGCGCGGCAGGCGTTCGTGGTGACCGGTGACTCCCCGGACTCCAACCGCTCGACCGCCGTGCTCTACACCCGCGACGGCCCGACGGGTCCGGGCTGGCGTGCCTCGCTGGGGCCCTGGCCCGCCCACAACGCCCTGAACGGCTGGACCGGCGAGCATCTGGAGGGCGACCTGCGCTCACCGGTCGGCGTCTTCACCCTCACCGCCGCCGGGGGCCGCCTCGCACCCCCGGACACGGCGCTTCCGTACGACCTGAGCCCCGCCTTCGCCGTGACGGGCGACGGCTTCCACGGCGAACCGCTGGAGGGCTCCTTCGACTACGTCGTCGCCATCGACTACAACCGCGTCCCCGGCACCTCGCCGCTCGACCCCACCCGTCCCCTCGGCCCGGAGCGCGGCGGCGGCATCTGGATTCATGTGGACCACGGAGGGCCGACCCAGGGCTGCGTCTCGATCTCCGAGGACCGGATGAAGCAGCTCCTCGGCGCGCTGGACCCGGCCCTGGCGCCCGTCGTCGTGATGGGGGACGCGGCGTCGCTGAGCCGCTGA
- a CDS encoding response regulator transcription factor, producing MRVLVAEDEEILAELVATGLRRAGFAVDTVYSGDAAQAYLGLHDYDVVVLDRDLPRVHGDDVARELVASGSRTRILMLTAAASTEDRVAGLDLGADDYISKPFEFPELVSRIRALRRRTARPVPPQLERYGIRLDTVRRSASRDGRELDLATKEFTVLQLLLEADGGTVGAEELLERAWDANADQPGAVVDCVGKLREKLGEPAVIRTVQGVGYAL from the coding sequence ATGCGGGTACTGGTCGCCGAGGACGAGGAAATCCTCGCGGAGCTGGTCGCCACCGGGCTGCGGCGGGCCGGCTTCGCCGTCGACACCGTCTACAGCGGCGACGCCGCCCAGGCATACCTCGGATTGCACGACTACGACGTGGTCGTCCTCGACCGCGACCTGCCCCGGGTGCACGGCGACGACGTGGCCCGCGAGCTCGTCGCCTCCGGCTCCCGGACCAGGATTCTGATGCTCACGGCCGCCGCTTCCACGGAGGACCGGGTCGCCGGTCTCGACCTGGGCGCCGACGATTACATCAGCAAGCCGTTCGAGTTTCCCGAACTGGTCTCGCGCATCCGGGCCCTGCGGCGGCGCACCGCCCGGCCCGTACCTCCGCAACTGGAACGGTACGGCATCCGGCTCGACACCGTACGGCGGTCGGCGAGCCGGGACGGGCGGGAGCTGGACCTGGCGACCAAGGAGTTCACGGTGCTCCAACTGCTCCTGGAGGCGGACGGCGGGACCGTCGGCGCCGAAGAGCTGCTGGAGCGGGCCTGGGACGCCAACGCCGACCAGCCGGGGGCGGTCGTGGACTGCGTGGGCAAGCTGCGCGAGAAGCTCGGAGAACCGGCCGTGATCCGCACCGTCCAGGGCGTGGGGTACGCGCTGTGA
- a CDS encoding sensor histidine kinase — protein MKRPARLAHSTIRTRIALVYGGVFLILGTALLATVNLASRAGTDSQARAIAETAAVVQPGYAVNGPLVSRRRLGPPTVYDLTDHVSDAAGHQLLIWSAAALLVMTACAVGVGWWTAGRVLRPVHAMTAKARKLSARTLHERIASSGPDDELKELGDTLDALLARLEKAFDSQRRFIANASHELRTPLATQRAAIQIGLEDPTPEDLVRTRQTLLDNNRRSERLIDGLLVLARSERGLDKSEREPVDLARVVAEEAARHPGVRLDTQPCPVRGNRQLLAQLVANLLANAVTYNVPDGSVSASAVPVGGGVLLEIRNTGPVVEAADIPGLFEPFRRGEGKDRMGPGSGLGLSIVRSITMAHDGTVTAVPGPEGGLAVTVRLPAGQEPSAVPRPATQAGSAASSSR, from the coding sequence GTGAAGCGGCCGGCCCGGCTGGCGCACTCCACGATCCGGACCCGCATCGCCCTCGTCTACGGCGGGGTCTTCCTCATCCTCGGCACGGCCCTGCTCGCCACCGTCAACCTGGCCTCCCGCGCCGGTACCGACTCGCAGGCCCGCGCCATCGCGGAGACCGCCGCCGTGGTCCAGCCCGGCTATGCCGTGAACGGCCCGCTGGTCAGCCGCCGCCGGCTCGGTCCGCCGACCGTCTACGACCTCACCGACCACGTCAGCGACGCGGCCGGCCACCAGCTGCTCATCTGGTCGGCGGCGGCCCTGCTCGTGATGACGGCCTGCGCGGTGGGCGTCGGCTGGTGGACGGCCGGCCGGGTGCTGCGACCCGTCCACGCCATGACCGCCAAGGCGCGCAAGCTCTCCGCGCGCACCCTCCACGAGCGGATCGCCTCCAGCGGGCCCGACGACGAGCTGAAGGAGCTGGGCGACACGCTGGACGCGCTGCTGGCCCGGCTGGAGAAGGCGTTCGACAGCCAGCGGCGGTTCATCGCCAACGCCTCCCACGAGCTGCGCACCCCGCTGGCCACCCAGCGCGCGGCGATCCAGATCGGCCTGGAGGACCCGACGCCGGAGGACCTCGTACGCACCCGGCAGACGCTCCTGGACAACAACCGGCGCAGTGAACGGCTCATCGACGGGCTGCTCGTCCTGGCGCGCAGCGAACGGGGGCTCGACAAGAGCGAGCGGGAGCCGGTGGACCTGGCGCGCGTGGTGGCCGAGGAGGCGGCCCGGCATCCGGGCGTCCGGCTGGACACCCAGCCCTGCCCGGTGCGCGGCAACCGGCAGCTGCTGGCCCAGCTGGTGGCGAACCTGCTGGCCAACGCGGTGACGTACAACGTGCCGGACGGGAGCGTGTCGGCGTCGGCGGTGCCGGTCGGCGGCGGGGTCCTCCTGGAGATCCGCAACACGGGGCCCGTGGTGGAGGCGGCGGACATCCCCGGCCTGTTCGAGCCGTTCCGCCGGGGCGAGGGAAAGGACCGGATGGGGCCGGGGTCGGGCCTCGGCCTGTCCATCGTGCGGTCGATCACCATGGCCCACGACGGTACGGTCACGGCGGTGCCGGGCCCGGAGGGCGGGCTCGCCGTGACCGTACGTCTGCCGGCCGGTCAGGAACCGTCGGCCGTGCCGCGCCCGGCGACCCAGGCGGGGAGCGCCGCGAGCAGCTCGCGGTAG